The Ricinus communis isolate WT05 ecotype wild-type chromosome 8, ASM1957865v1, whole genome shotgun sequence sequence ttctatatggATCGAGACTTTGTAAACAGTAAATCTGTAAGTATTTTTATACCATATTagatatgaaattaatttctacTTGAAGTGAGACTTTGTAAACGATAAAGCTCTCCCAATAGATGTGGTTCTAAGTTTTGAATATGCGAATATTTCATCAATAGTGCATTAAGATATAGTCAGTATGCCAGTAAGCCAACAACAGATATGAAAGAATTGGATTTTAATTATACTATAATAACTATAAAACTTTGCTTGGCCTTGAATTTTGGGAACAAAGAGTATATTCCATCAGTAGCCTGGTGAAGCAGTCCGTGGCAAAATAATTATTGCCAACCATTAGCCATTAATTAGATAAACGAAAACAGCAAATAAATGGCAttaaaacaaccctaaaaaattggaaaataaaaataaccaaaCGATTAACCAACAAAACTACATTTGTAACTACCAATACGTTCCCTCTTTCTTCCCCATATTTAGTTTCTTCCTTCCTCTCCTATCCTTTCTGTTAGGGTTTCCATTTTCTctcaaaagaaggaaaagcaaaacaaaagaatttcTCTCCCTTGCCATTGCCATGACATGCTcataacacaaaaaaaaaagggagaagaaaaggaaaagaaaggagaaaaaagaaaaaccctaatcacacaaatatatatatatatatagcatcCCATGGGAGGCTGCATTTCAGCACCTCTAAAGGCAGGTCGCATTATATCCAGAAGGTTGCATTATGACAACAGATCGAAACCCTTGGCAGATAACAGCGCGGCTTCGCAGCCCTGTACTAATTTCCAAGTTGGGAATGTGCTTAAAAGTCCTGCAGGAAACAACATAAGACAGAAATATGAGTTTGGCAAGGAATTAGGCAGAGGAGAATTTGGGGTGACATACCGATGTTTGCATAAAGAAACAGGCGAAACATACGCTTGTAAGACGATTTCGAAGGCGAAATTGAAGACGGAGATTGATGTGGAAGATGTGAGAAGAGAGGTTGAGATCATGAGGCATTTGCCTAAGCATCCAAATATAGTTAGCTACAAGGAAGCTTATGAAGATAAAGAAGTCATTTATCTTGTAATGGAACTTTGTGAGGGAGGGGAACTCTTTGACAGGATTGTGGCTAAAGGGCATTACACAGAACGTGCTGCTGCCATGGTCACTAAGACCATTTTGGAGATTGTCAAGGTAAATTCTTACATATTTCTATACCTATTCATGCTTTCTTTGTTTCTACAGGCCGAAATAATGCATTTATTTCCTCTAATGCATTCAGCATATCATAGTAATTAATCCTGTCTGTCTTATTTACAATAGACTGGATTAATATGAACTACAATATTATGTTTTTCctctttgattttttcttcttaaaagaaaaataatatatgtctgaatattctctttgtttggattatatgaatttaaaaaaagaatttatgacAATTACAAAATTTCCAGAATTCTAatgtaataatttttgaattttttttttaacaaagtAAAAACAAAATGATATTCCAACATGCTACTGGGTCCAATGAATGTGACAATCTACAGAAGTTCGTGGTTGATTTCAATGTGTACAACGGTTCTTATTTTGGAACCTCCCATTAAACTTTAGAAATCGCATTTTCGTACCTGTAGAATCTGGATGATCATCTATCAATCACTCCATTCGTATATGTGTGCTCCGGACTTCTTCTCTATGGACATTGTTCGATGGAAATAGCTAGCTATTTAAGAATGTGATTCATAATTCTTGCAGGTATGTCATAAACATGGAGTCATACACAGGGACCTAAAACCTGAAAATTTCCTGTTCGCAGATGTGCACGAGAACTCCCAGTTAAAGGCTATTGACTTCGGcctctccattttctttcaACCTGGTATATACATTCTTTTGCAccctatatttttctttactgTTTGTGGCCCgcatatatattgatttaatttcaatcTTCAGAATTGTCTGTGCTTTGCTGGATTTTGGTGCAGGTCAGAGATTCAGTGAAATAGTTGGAAGTCCATATTACATGGCTCCAGAGGTTCTGAGACGAAATTATGGACCAGAAGTGGATGTGTGGAGTGCAGGTGTCATCCTCTATATTCTGCTTTGTGGAGTTCCTCCTTTCTGGGCAGGTGAAAACTCTTTTGAGACAATACTCATATATATGTAGTAGTACATGAAAACTATTCAAAGTTaattttcccttttttcttGAGGTGGTttttaatgcaagaaaatgtataaaataaatgactGGTACAGAAACTGAGGAAGGGATTGCCCATGCGATTGTTGGAGGAAAAATAGATTTTACAAGGGACCCTTGGCCTAGGGTTTCTGAAGAAGCAAAAGACCTTGTCCAGAACATGCTTGATCAAAATCCTTACAGCCGGTTGACGGTTCAAGAAGTACTTGGtaagtaaataaatgtataTCCTTGAGTTCTTTAGCAACATTTATAGATGAAAACTGAAATATCAGTAGACTTAATCATGTATTCCcttctcaaattttatacGTACGTATGAAGAACACCCCTGGATACACAATGCAAGCGATGTCCCTAATGTGAACCTTGGAGAAAATGTCAGAGCAAGGATTAAGCAGTTTTCCTTGATGAATAAGTTCAAGAAGAGAGTTCTCAGGGTAAGCTTTTGGAGTCATCATTTCTTCTCTTCCTCTATCTCTGCAAGAAGGCTTTCCTGATGTGtatgtaatttcttttcaggtGGTAGCAGACAACTTGACAGATGAGCAAGTAGATGGGATCAAACAGATGTTCCATATGATGGACACTGACAATACTGGAGACTTGACATTTGAAGAACTCAAATCTGGCCTCCACAAAATTGGACATCCTGTTCCTGATCCTGACGTCCGAACGTTAATGGATGCCGTAAGTTCTTGTCTTTTTTTTCCATCTTCAGAAACAATTCAGGATAAGTATTAGTTTTGAACCGGCATTTGTTAGCTGCTTGGACTTGAAAGCTGTCGATCAACTGCTGCTACCAGCTGATAGTAATTCCTGTATTAACAGGCAGACATTGATGGAAATGGAACACTAAGCATTGAGGAGTTCGTGGCAATGTCTATTCATCTGATAAAAATTGGGAATGACGAGCATCTCTCCCAAGCTTTCAAATTCTTCGACAAGAACCAAACAGGATATATCGAGTTCGAGGAATTGAGAGATGCAATGGTACATGACAACTTAGGACCCAACTGTGAGGAGGTCATCAAAGACATCATGTCTGATGTCGATCTTGACAAGGTAATTCTCAAATTCGTTTTACTTTTTGTTTATAAACAACTATTGggtatctttttcttttaattactagCTAGGTTTCTGggttcattttgtttttttaattttatttttgggtgAACTACACAGGATGGTCGAATCAGTTTTGATGAATTCAAGGCAATGATGAAAAGTGGCATGGACTGGAAGATGGCTTCCCGTCAATACTCTAGAGCAATGTTAAACGCTTTGAGCATGAAATTGCTCAAAGACGGATCTATGCAGCTGAAAACATAAAAACATTTTTTCCTGAGGTCAACCTGAGATTGTAAAATATGATGTTTTGTTTCCTCGAACAActtgaaaaagagaaaaagaatgataCATATAACATACATAGGCAATATCCTGCAACCTTTTAGCTCGTGTATGGTAggttctctctcttttttttggaTACTTTTGATTGTGTTTTGAGATTACATTCTCATCTTTTCATGACTGATTAGAGAAAGCTTTTCCATGAACCAAAACGCCACCCTACATTATGTATAATCATTTGCAAGGCCACTTGCTTGATATCCATGCGTAGCAACCAGGTCTAGTTCTTTTTTGTTTCCGATGCAATATTCATTGCATAGGGGATAGAATTTTCAAGACACCAGATAGGATAATAGCACCTTCATAACACCAAAAGGACTTATTGCTGCCAGAGACAACTATGTCTTTAATAACCCAACCCCGCATGTATTAATTCCTGAAGAAAATATTACAGTTAGCTTAATGCCGCACTTTTCTTAATACTGAAAAGGCAGTTGGCTCCCTAACTGTGAAGGTGAGTTATCGccgggaaaaaaaaaaaaaaacaaaatgcaaACAAGTGTTTGCTACAATCACAGATAAGCAGATGAGCACTCAACACTGTCAATACCCAACAGTACAGACATTAATAAAAGTGCATCCATAAGACATGAATCCTCGGTCTATGACATTAATAAAAGACAAGCAATATCCCATTGAAATGAAGCTCAGGACATTTACAAACTGCCAAGcagtaatttttctttacattCTTATCCATATCATAATtcaagtgaaaaaaaaaacacttgaAAAGTTAGGTCAGATCcatcatgaaaataaaacatctAATACCATAAGGAAAGAAACATTGAAAGAAcgaggaaagaaaagagcgAGAATTAACATTTGAAGAGGGAAATCTTACATTAGAATTTACAGAAAAGCATAATAACTGTTCGCTAGGTAAGTGAGAAGACACACGTTGAAGGCCTAAGGCCTTTGAAAgactattttaatatatatcagAATCAAACACTAGCGCTAACCCCAATATATTCAAACCCAACAGTCGAAACCAAACAAAACCCACAATTATCCCTTAAATTTATCAGATTGCAGATAGGATGACGTGCAGAGAAGAAAACCATCTTAAACAGTCTGTTGATGCTAGTCTCTTTTCACAAACGAGTATATTTGCATTATAGATAATGTTCGTATAGATTATTATAGCTATAACAGCAAGTTGTAGAACCTTATGATCTACATAGATAGAACTATATATACTACATATTTACTGCCTCCCTCAATAAACATGGGTTCtaaaaggattttttttttttcccttcccAATCATTCAATGACATCTAGATATCATTCACACAATAAGCAGCCtcagaaaaaaaagatgagCCACCAAACCTTAACTTTAAGGAATTCTCCAGCACCATCCCATTGGACTTTAACTTACTCGGAGAAGTATGTCCAAGTAGGTCCCACAAACAAAAGAGCTTAGAAGTTTAAACAGCTGTGGCAGCATACCTGGTACATGCTGGAAGAACTGGATTTGGAATTACATTATTCATCTGTATTTCTGCTGGAATCACCAGACTTAGTGTTTCCTTTTCCCCTGCCACCTCTGCCCTTGTTGACACCTGcattttttgggattgttggCTTGCTACAAGTACCATGAGAGTCCACATCTGCTAGCCCATTCTCCAATGCTCTAACCAAATTTTCAAAGTAATTTTTTGTAACACTGTTGCAATCAGAAAATACAGGATACCCAAATGAGTTAAGCTTTATCAACTAGCAGGATAACTTGCTTCTTGTTGAAGCTTCAAATACAAAATGGTGGCAAAACTAAATGTTTCCCTTGCTATAAGGTTGAGCAAGTAACAATTTAATGATTGGGGAGCAGTTTTAACCCACATGtatactaaataattatttacaacCTAACATACAGAGAAACAAACAGACAGTACTAGCAGAAAAACTAAAGATaccaaaaagaatttgaaaaaagatcAATGCCTGAAAATGGAATTGCCAAACCATTTGTTATTGACTACTTCAATTTAAATAGATACCAAAAACCTTTAACCAATGATATTTGCATGGCCCACAAGTTGACAAACTATCCCAAATTATTTGGAACTTAGATGCATGGCATGCTAAAACCATATCATAACTTcactaaaactatataaagCATAAGTGAAATGGTTTAAAatgtgaaatatttttaacaaaaagtCCTAATATATTGAAGGACTCATAAAATGTcaaattacatataatataCCCCCTATAAGTATTCTTAGCTTTTCATCTGGAAAATGAGTTCAGTTATTATACAAgttcataataaaatacttCACTATGGAAATCACATGAATTGCAAGGATATTTTAACACTCGAAtcaagtatttatttattatttaatttgaaactcAAACATtcacaaaaaacaaaatttcagTACATTTTCCACTATCCTTTTATCCATTCTCTGAATTTCTGTAAAGCATATGAAAAGGAAGATTACAATGATAAACCCTTTCATATCTTT is a genomic window containing:
- the LOC8273712 gene encoding calcium-dependent protein kinase 24 gives rise to the protein MGGCISAPLKAGRIISRRLHYDNRSKPLADNSAASQPCTNFQVGNVLKSPAGNNIRQKYEFGKELGRGEFGVTYRCLHKETGETYACKTISKAKLKTEIDVEDVRREVEIMRHLPKHPNIVSYKEAYEDKEVIYLVMELCEGGELFDRIVAKGHYTERAAAMVTKTILEIVKVCHKHGVIHRDLKPENFLFADVHENSQLKAIDFGLSIFFQPGQRFSEIVGSPYYMAPEVLRRNYGPEVDVWSAGVILYILLCGVPPFWAETEEGIAHAIVGGKIDFTRDPWPRVSEEAKDLVQNMLDQNPYSRLTVQEVLEHPWIHNASDVPNVNLGENVRARIKQFSLMNKFKKRVLRVVADNLTDEQVDGIKQMFHMMDTDNTGDLTFEELKSGLHKIGHPVPDPDVRTLMDAADIDGNGTLSIEEFVAMSIHLIKIGNDEHLSQAFKFFDKNQTGYIEFEELRDAMVHDNLGPNCEEVIKDIMSDVDLDKDGRISFDEFKAMMKSGMDWKMASRQYSRAMLNALSMKLLKDGSMQLKT